From one Leptospira stimsonii genomic stretch:
- a CDS encoding YdeI/OmpD-associated family protein: MKQFDPISMKKLKFKNGDNVFVLNLKDIFSSKPIGGVRFIDQVSDANGILLFVDSTSTLKSSFLKIRKYLKEETLFWIAFPKKTSGTQTDLERDHGWEILFENDYDTVALVSLNETWSAMRFKKKDKIKKGGSKEEKQKNPELTKYIDYEKKIVRLPKDVLTFFPKTSSAKKSFDALSWSHQREYVEAILEAKTSETRTKRIKKLMDHLNSKKIARKKKS, from the coding sequence ATGAAACAATTTGATCCCATTTCCATGAAAAAATTGAAATTTAAGAATGGGGACAATGTCTTCGTTTTAAATTTGAAAGACATTTTTTCTTCAAAGCCGATCGGCGGAGTTCGCTTTATAGATCAAGTTTCAGACGCAAATGGAATTCTTCTTTTTGTGGATTCTACTTCCACCCTCAAATCCTCCTTTCTAAAAATCCGAAAATATCTCAAAGAAGAAACTCTTTTCTGGATCGCGTTTCCGAAGAAAACTTCAGGGACTCAAACGGATCTGGAAAGAGATCACGGTTGGGAAATTCTTTTTGAAAACGATTACGACACAGTCGCCTTAGTATCGTTAAACGAAACCTGGTCCGCAATGAGATTTAAAAAGAAAGATAAAATTAAAAAAGGAGGTTCGAAAGAGGAAAAACAAAAGAACCCGGAACTAACAAAATACATCGATTACGAAAAGAAAATCGTTCGGCTCCCGAAAGACGTTCTTACATTCTTTCCTAAAACGAGTTCTGCAAAAAAATCTTTTGATGCGCTTTCTTGGTCTCATCAAAGGGAATATGTCGAAGCGATCTTAGAAGCGAAAACATCCGAAACAAGAACGAAAAGAATAAAAAAATTGATGGACCATCTGAATTCGAAAAAAATCGCCAGAAAAAAGAAATCGTAA
- a CDS encoding molybdopterin molybdotransferase MoeA, protein MISIEEALTKILADVSKSNLESVPLAESLGRILAGDVKADRDYPPFHRSTMDGYAIKSEDFHPSKTYHCKKEIFAGMESKLDPGEEIVKIMTGAVVPEGLDAVIKIEDSQEIESGNPISKVKLKSDQVFHFMNIAVRGEDLKKGELVIGSGTVLGMSEISLLASLGFDIVPVRTLPRVSIISTGSEVVSVGSKPLPYQIRDSNSYSLIAILNRHKIQPNSIELVPDDELKITEALQKGLESDILLLSGGVSMGSMDLIPPLLEKLGVKKIFHKVSLKPGKPIWFGKKGRTVVFGLPGNPFSVQVCARIFLDPYIRSYLGMEIPKPLRFSFFGKRKKKNSLPEFFPVIFETREKTGLRAKSFNGSGDIRAGLSSDGIALHPGEHSEISEEDILEFYPW, encoded by the coding sequence TTGATTTCTATCGAAGAAGCGTTAACGAAAATTCTTGCGGACGTTTCTAAGTCGAATTTGGAATCGGTTCCTCTTGCGGAAAGTTTGGGAAGAATTCTTGCCGGCGACGTAAAAGCGGATCGGGATTACCCGCCTTTTCACCGTTCAACGATGGATGGATACGCAATTAAGAGCGAGGATTTTCACCCATCTAAAACCTATCATTGCAAAAAAGAAATTTTTGCTGGAATGGAATCTAAACTGGATCCCGGCGAGGAAATCGTAAAAATTATGACGGGAGCGGTCGTGCCGGAAGGTTTGGATGCGGTGATCAAAATCGAAGACAGTCAGGAAATCGAAAGCGGGAATCCGATTTCGAAAGTAAAACTAAAATCCGATCAAGTATTCCATTTTATGAATATAGCAGTTCGAGGAGAAGATTTAAAAAAAGGAGAACTCGTAATCGGATCGGGAACCGTACTCGGAATGTCCGAAATATCCTTGTTAGCTTCTTTAGGATTCGATATCGTTCCCGTGAGAACCCTTCCGAGGGTTTCCATCATATCAACCGGAAGCGAAGTTGTTTCGGTCGGATCAAAGCCACTCCCTTATCAGATTCGGGATTCAAATTCGTATTCTTTGATTGCCATTTTGAATCGTCACAAAATTCAACCCAATTCCATAGAACTCGTTCCCGATGATGAATTAAAAATTACGGAAGCTCTTCAAAAGGGTTTGGAATCCGATATCCTTTTGTTGTCCGGAGGAGTTTCTATGGGAAGTATGGATTTGATTCCTCCTCTTTTAGAAAAACTCGGAGTCAAAAAAATATTTCATAAGGTTTCGTTAAAACCGGGTAAGCCGATTTGGTTTGGAAAAAAAGGGAGGACCGTGGTTTTCGGGCTTCCGGGAAATCCTTTCAGCGTCCAGGTTTGTGCGAGAATTTTTTTAGATCCGTATATTCGTTCTTATCTAGGAATGGAAATTCCAAAACCACTGCGATTCTCCTTTTTTGGAAAAAGAAAAAAGAAAAATTCTTTACCGGAATTTTTTCCGGTAATTTTCGAGACGAGGGAAAAAACGGGACTGAGGGCTAAGTCGTTTAACGGAAGCGGGGATATACGAGCCGGATTGTCTTCCGATGGAATTGCGTTACACCCTGGTGAGCATAGCGAAATTTCGGAAGAAGATATTTTGGAATTTTATCCTTGGTGA
- a CDS encoding hybrid sensor histidine kinase/response regulator, translated as MIKFLPKSAPVRVSLLYLILASAWIFISDQFIRFVSFDPSILTTLQTYKGWSFVVITTLLLFIILNRYFLLIKKESDEQKVAETALLESERRFRVTLENINLISLGLDAEGNITFCNDYLLNLTGWKREELIGNNWFDYFLLPEEREQVLSIFKEAIRTNSLPLHYENYLRTRNGDKKLIQWDNTILQDTNHHIIGTISIGTDITDRKRAESERLELERRLLHAQKLESLGVLAGGIAHDFNNLLGGIFGYIDLAREKVEAGEPNVRYLDKAITVFNRAKDLTQQLLTFAKGGKPIRKTGSLAPIINECVLFSLSGSNVSCHFEIEENLGLCDFDENQIHQVVENIIINSVQSMPLGGTIVVSAKNMYLGKYNSVRLKEGNYIQISVQDSGTGIPKDLLPRIFEPFFTTKQKGTGLGLATSYSIVQKHDGGIEVKSELGAGSTFNIYLPISQNEIKTSRSKKTNHHSGLGKVLIMDDEDFIIEIFSEMLEKMGYRTVASKNGTEAIQLFKEAKNSSSPFDILIFDLTIPGGMGGEKAISEIRKLDPKVIAIASSGYSEDPVISSPKEFGFSASLRKPFRKSDLAELLEKLLSGKTHFTF; from the coding sequence ATGATAAAATTCCTTCCGAAATCTGCCCCCGTTCGAGTTTCTCTTTTATATCTCATTTTAGCGTCGGCGTGGATTTTCATCTCGGATCAGTTCATTCGCTTCGTTTCATTTGATCCTTCGATCTTAACGACCTTACAGACTTACAAAGGCTGGAGCTTCGTCGTAATTACAACCTTGCTTCTATTTATCATTCTCAATCGCTATTTTCTTCTCATTAAAAAAGAATCGGACGAGCAGAAAGTTGCCGAAACAGCCCTCTTAGAATCGGAACGACGATTTCGAGTGACATTGGAAAACATCAATCTAATCAGCCTAGGATTGGATGCGGAAGGAAACATCACGTTCTGTAACGATTACCTTCTCAATTTAACGGGTTGGAAAAGGGAAGAACTCATCGGAAACAATTGGTTTGATTATTTTTTACTTCCGGAAGAAAGAGAACAGGTTTTATCGATATTTAAGGAAGCGATTCGAACAAACTCACTTCCGCTTCATTATGAAAATTATCTCAGAACAAGAAACGGCGATAAAAAACTGATTCAATGGGATAACACGATTCTGCAAGATACGAATCATCATATTATTGGAACCATCAGTATCGGAACCGATATTACGGATCGCAAGCGCGCGGAATCCGAACGCTTAGAGTTAGAAAGGCGTTTACTTCACGCTCAAAAATTAGAAAGCCTCGGCGTATTGGCTGGTGGGATTGCTCACGATTTTAACAACCTCCTCGGTGGAATTTTCGGATATATCGACCTTGCACGTGAAAAGGTGGAAGCCGGCGAACCGAACGTTAGATATCTTGATAAGGCGATCACCGTCTTCAATCGCGCGAAAGATCTGACACAACAGCTTTTGACCTTTGCAAAAGGCGGCAAACCCATACGAAAAACGGGTTCTTTAGCCCCGATCATAAACGAATGCGTTCTCTTTTCTCTTAGCGGTTCGAACGTTTCTTGTCACTTCGAAATAGAAGAAAACCTCGGTCTTTGCGATTTTGATGAAAATCAAATCCATCAGGTGGTGGAGAATATAATCATCAACTCGGTTCAATCGATGCCGTTAGGAGGAACAATCGTAGTTTCGGCAAAGAATATGTATCTCGGTAAATACAACTCGGTCCGCTTGAAAGAAGGAAACTATATTCAAATTTCCGTACAAGACAGCGGGACTGGAATTCCAAAAGATTTACTCCCCCGCATTTTTGAACCGTTCTTCACGACGAAACAAAAAGGAACCGGACTCGGTCTTGCGACATCCTATTCCATCGTTCAAAAACACGACGGTGGAATCGAAGTTAAATCAGAGTTAGGTGCGGGCAGTACGTTCAATATTTATTTACCGATATCTCAAAATGAAATCAAAACGAGCCGATCAAAGAAAACCAATCATCACAGCGGGCTTGGAAAAGTTCTTATAATGGATGACGAGGACTTTATCATCGAAATCTTCTCGGAGATGTTGGAAAAAATGGGTTATCGAACCGTCGCATCGAAGAATGGAACGGAGGCGATCCAACTCTTCAAAGAAGCGAAGAATTCTTCTTCTCCGTTCGATATTTTAATTTTTGATCTTACGATTCCCGGCGGCATGGGAGGTGAAAAAGCGATTTCGGAAATTCGAAAGCTGGACCCAAAAGTGATCGCGATCGCTTCCAGCGGATATTCGGAAGATCCGGTCATCTCATCTCCCAAAGAATTCGGATTTTCCGCCAGCCTTAGAAAGCCATTCCGCAAAAGTGATCTTGCCGAACTTTTAGAAAAACTTTTAAGCGGCAAAACCCATTTTACTTTCTAA